The genomic segment CGCAGTGCCGCAGCGCCACCGGCAGCAGCGCCGCCAGCGCGGCGGCGAACGCGGCGATCTCGATTGCCGAAGCCGGTGCCGCGGGCGGCACGCGGCCGCGGCGGTGCTGCTTCAGCGATGCGGCCGCGAGCAGGAGGAACACCGCTGCCAGTGCGAAAGGCGCAGCCGCCAGCGGTGCCTGCGCAACGTACAGCGGAAGCAGCGCTGCGGTGGCGACCGCGAGCGACAGTGCACCATCGACGGCGAGGCGCCCGGTGCCCCAGTCCTCTTCGGCGACCGGACCGATCAGCGGCGCGAGCACGCGGCCCGGGAGCCACAGCAGCGCCAGCACCAGCAGCGCCGGCGGAAGGTGCTGCCACAGGCCCGCGGCGCCGGCGGCGCCCATCAGCAGCAGCGCGAGCGCAGGGACGGGCATGGGTGTCAGTTCAAATATCCCAGATCCCGCAGCCGCTGCATGACCTCGGCCTCTTCGGCGGCATCGTAGTCGCGCGCGGCACCGCCGCCGTCGCCCTCGCCCGCGGCCTGGCTGTGGCGCACGGGATTGTCGGCGCGAAACTGCGCCGACAGGACTTCCTCCAGAACTCGCCCGTCCATGTCGTCGGGCACGGGCTGTCCGAGCAGATGAAGGATCGTCGGCGCCAGGTCCTGGATGCTCGCGCGCGGCGGCGGACTGCCGGCGGCGATGGCGCCGCCGGCAGCGATGAAGGTGCCGTTGTCGCGATGCATGCCCGAGTAGCGGTAGGTGGCGTCCCAGATGCGGCTCGAGCCGAAATCGGACAGGCCGTAGAAGATGTCGGCGTCGTCGTGCGGCAGCAGGATCAGATCGGGCGCCTCGTCGATGCGCGCGCCGTGGTAGACCTCCTCGCGACGGAGCACGCGCGACACCAGCGGACGGCCGAGCTCGGGATCGCGGTATTCGAGGACGGCGCGCGCGATCTCCTCGCGCGTGCGATCGTAGTCGGCGCCGCGCTCGACGCAGCCCTGTGGCTCGCGGCCCTGCACGTTGAGGAAGACCGACCCGTAGTGGCGGCCGTAGGAGTACGCGCGCGAGCGCGGCCAGTCCACGTTCAGGAACGACAGGAAGAAACGCTTGAGCACGCTGTCGAAGGAGTAGACGTTCTTGTACTCGGCATGCTTGGCCACGCCGAGCCGGTCGGCCAGCCGATGGACGTTGCGCAGGCTCAGCCCGCGCCGCAGCGCGAAGTGCTTCAGGCGCGTCGGCAGGTCGCCGGCCAGGCGCAGGAAGCCGAGCTCGAGCAGCAGGTTGTTGAGCACGATGAAGCGCGAGGCGCGTCCCATGCCGTGATCGGACATCAGCAGCACGGTGACGTCCTTGCCGGCCTTCTCGATGACGCGCGCGATGTCGGCATCCAGGCGCTGGAAGTAGCGAAGGACGGGGGCCGAGAGGTCTCGCGTGTCGCCGCTGGGCCGCCACGGGTGCTGCGGGTCCAGGTAGTGCCAGAGCTGATGGAGGATGCGGTCGGTGTCGAAGTACACCGTCATGAAGAAGTCCCAGTCGTCGCGATCCATCAGATGCAGCGTGGTGCGCGTGAGCAGCTCGAGCAGCTCGTCGCTGGCGCGGAAGAACGCCTCCCTGCCGCGCTCGGAGAACGTCTCGGACGGATAGATGCGGTAGTCGCCGACCTTGGCCTGGATCTCGGCGCCGAGCTCGCGCGGATACGTGTAGTCGGTGGCGAAGTACGGCGTCATCCAGCCGCTGATGAAGGTGCCGTTGACCGGCTCGACCGGATACGAGATCGGCACGTTGATGACGCCCACGCGAAGGCCGGCATCGCTCAGCAGCCGCCACAGGCTGCGGCCGCTTCGCATCGTCGCGTTGACGGGCGGAAACACGTAGCCGCCGGGCCGCCTGTACAGGAAGTCGTAGATGCCGGTCTTGCCGGGATTCTTGCCGGTGGCGAAGGTGCACCAGGCCGGGCCCGACGTCGGCGGCATCGTCGAGGCCATCACGCCGCCCGTGCCCTGCGATAGCAGCCGGGCGATCGTCGGCATGTGGCCGGCACGCGCCCACTGCTCGAGCAGCGGAAAGGGCGCCCCATCGAGGCCGATGACCAGGACACGCTTGCGAGCAGCCATGAGGAGCGGGTCTTACCAGCGCCAACCGCGGCTGCGAAACCGAGCGCGCATCGCAGCGATGCGTTGCGCCAGATCGGCGGCGTCGTCGCGGCGCTGGTCGACGATGTTGCGCGTCTCGCCCGGATCGGCGGCCAGATCGTAGAGCTCGCGACGCTCGGGCGTGTCCTCGGTTGGCGGCCGCCCGCTGTCGATCCTCTCCTTGGCCCTGCGCGGATCGGAAGGCGCGCCGGCTGGCGTGACGATCATCTTCAGGCCGCCCGAGCGCAACGCGAACGGATGATTGGGGCGCGGGCCGATCGCGAAGCAGTCGCGCGTCAGCGATCCCGCCGGTGCGTCGCCTCCGCGCAGCTCGCCTGCCAGCGAGGTGCCGTCGAAGTCGTGCGGCTGCGGGTCGACGCCGATCAGATCCAGCAGCGTCGGCACGATGTCGACCGTGCAGGCCTGCGTGCGAATGCGCGCGCCGGCCGGGATCTGGCCGGGCCAGGTGAAAACCAGCGGCACGCGTACGGTGCTGTCGTAGAGGAACCAGCCATGCTGCAGCAGCTCCTGATGCTCGGTCAGGCTTTCGCCGTGGTCGGCGGTCAGGACGACGAGCGTGTCGCGATGGCCGGAGCGCTCGATGCCGCCGAGAAGCGCGCCCACCTGGTGATCGGTGAAGCGGATGTCGCCGTCGTAGCGCCGCACGTAGTAGGACAGTCGCCGCTGCCCCTCCAGCACCTGGTATCTCGGAATGACGCCGAGGCCGAAGTTGCTGTCCGAGAACTCGAGCTCCGGATCCTCGCCGAACAGGCGCGCCGGGTACTGGAAATCCTTGCTCCACCACGCCTGCGCCGAGTTGTAGGGGCCGTGCGGGTCGAGCAGATGCACCCATAGGAACCAGGGTCTGTCGCGCGCGGCGGTGCGCAGGTGCCCGAGCGCGAGCGCCACCACGCGATCGTCCGTGCTGACCGTTGCGGGCGGCTCGATGGCGGCAACCTCGAAACGCTCGAAGCCCTGCCCGAACCCGTGCGCATCATCGACGATGCGGTTGGCGATGAACGCAGCGGTCGAGTATCCGCGCCCGGCCAGGATCTCGGCGATCGTCGTTGCCTTGTCGGGCAGATTGGCGCGGTTGAACGCCACGGCATGGCGGTCCTGATAGACGCCCGTGAGCAGCGTGGCCACCGCGGGCGCCGTCTCCGGCGCGCTCGCGATGGCGTGCTCGACGACCGTGCCGCGTGCCGCCAGATCATCCATCCACGGAGTGGTGGGATTGTCGTAGCCGTACATCCCCATGTGATCGGCACGCAACGTGTCGATGGAGAGGAACAGGATGTTGGGCGGCTCCTCCGGCGCGTGCGGCCGCCCCTGCGGCGCACCGTTGCAGCCCCCCTGGGTCATCAATACGGCCGCCGCAGCCAGGCTGCCCAGCATCCCGAAGGCCCGCCGAAGCGTCCAGCGCAGCCCGCGGCGCATCAGCTCGAGCGTCGACAGTTCGCGCACGTAGGCCTCGAGCATCTCGGTGCTTCCCTGCGGATGCGTGAGCAGGCCGAGTCGCAGCAGCCGGTCCTTTTCGTGATCGCCGGCGAACGCCGGCGCCTCCGCCCACTGCAGCAGCGGCGCTGCGGTGGCGGTAAAGCTGGCGTGCACGGCGGCGTGCCGGCGGCCTCGATCGCCGATGCGGTGCAGAGCCGACGGCTCGGCGGCCAGCTCGAGAAGCGCTTGCGCGAGCGACTCCGGATCCTGGCGCGCGCATCCCACCGCCAGCCCCTGCTCCACCAGCACCGCGCCGGCTTCGCTCAGCGCCGTGGTCAGACAAGGCAGTCCGTGCGCGAGCCATTCGACGACACGGTTCTCGGCGCCGAAGCGGCGTTCGTACAGCGGCAGCTCGATGTTGAGGCCGACGTCGGCGCAGGCGTAGATCGCCGGCAGCCGCGGCGAATCCACCCAGCCCAGCAGATGCACGCGATCGCACGAGCCGGCCAGCTCCAGGAAGCGCCCATAGCTGTGCTCGTCGTGACCGGGAATGGCGCCGCCCGTGACCACGACATGCATGCGCGAATCGCGCGCGAGCGCGTCTGCGGTCGCACGGCCGAGAGTGTCGACGTCGCACCAGGTGTTGAAGCCGCCCGAGCACAGCGCAACGAACGCATTCTCGGGGATGCCGAGCTCTCGCCGCGTCGCCCTTCGAAGGCGGTCGCGATCCTCGCGCGTGGCTGCAGGCGCCTCCGCGGCGCATGGGATCACTTCGACGAGATTCTCGCCGGCGGTGGCGGCGGAGAGGCGCCCGGCAAGGCCGAGCTGGCCGATGAGCGCGTGCGAGTGCGCGTGCGACACCGCCGAGAAGCGGTCGGCGGTTTCGAGCACCGGCGCGAGCAGGCTCCAGAAGTGGACGAGGCTCCAGTCGCCGCCGCTGCGTGCGGCCTTGGCCTGCGCCTCGCTGAGCAGGTCGCCGAAGACGTCGGCCCACATCGGAACGCCCAGGCGAAGTCGGCGCGCCAGCGCCGACGCATACACGGTGACACCGACCATCGCCTCGGGCGCGAACGCTTCCATGCGATGTCGCACCGCCTGACCGGCAAGCCGCTTCTCGTCGGTGAAGAACACCTCGATGCCTTCGGGCGCAGACGGCGCGGCGCCCGGCTCTTCGCCGTCGCGGCATACGCAGGCCAGGAGCACGCGGTGCCCTGCACGTGCCAATGCGCAGGAAAGGTGCGCCGCGCGGAGCCCCGGACCTGCGTGGCGAGAGGCTGGCACGTGAGCAGGCACGCCCATGGCGACCATGAGGACGCGACTCATCAGGCAATCCTCGGATGCGCACGATGCGCGCGTGCGAGAGCCGCAGCATCCGTCCGCTGTGCTACGGGCGCGGCCTCGGGCGGCAGTCCAGCGACCGCAGCGTCGCTGGCCGGTGCATCCACTCGCGGAATCCGTGCGGCCGCGGCGACGGCCGCGGCACTCTCCACCATCCGTCCCGCCTCCAGGCGAAGGACGTCATCGGCGACGCGCTCGACCAGCGCCATGTCGTGCGTGACCAGAACGATCGCGGTTCCGCGCGAGCGCAGGCTGGCGATGCGGTCGTCGCAGCGCGAGCGGAAGTCGGCGTCGCCCACCGACAGCACCTCGTCGACCAGAAGCACGTCGGGCTCGCCCGCCGTGGCCACAGCGAAACCGAGACGGGCCGTCATGCCCGAGGAATAGCTCTTGACTGCCACGTCCATCGCATCGGCCAGGCCGCTCATCTCGACGATGGAATCGTAGTCGCGGCGCAGCTCGCTCAGACGGCGGCCGAGCAGGACGCCGAACAGGAAGACGTTCTCGCGGCCGGTCAGCTCGGGGTCGAAGCCGGCACCGAGCTCGATCAGTGGCGCGAGGCGGCCGCGCACGGCGACGCTGCCGGCACTGGCCGGAACGATGCCGGCGAGCGCGCGCAGCAGCGTGGTCTTGCCCGCGCCGTTCGGCCCCACCACCGCGGTCACCCCTCCGCGCGCAACATGCAGCGAAACGTCGCGGAGAGCATCGAACCATTCCACCGACGGCGGGCGCCGCTGCACCGTGCGAACGAACAGCTCGCGCAGCGAGCGCACGCGGTGATGTTCACGGCGCAGCCGCACGGTAAGGGAGCGGGCATGCACGGCGCAGGTCATAGATAGAGGTGGAACCTGCGCGACAGCCGCTCGAACACGATCGCCGCCGCCAGCGCTGCAGCAGCGGCCAGCGTCGTGGCCGCCAGCAGCGTCGTCGCGTCCGGCCCGGTCCCCGCCCACAGCGACTGGCGAAGCGGCTCGATGGCCCAGTGCATGGGATTGAGGATGAGGAACGCATGCCACTGCGGCGGGATGACCGAGGCAGGGTAGACGACGGGCGTGGCGTAGAAACCGATCAGCAGCGCGCCTTCGACGAAATAGCGCACGTCGTGGAAGAAGACGTTGGCCGCCGACAGCAGCAGCGCCGCCGACGTCGCCAGCAGAACCAGCGGCACCAGCGACGGAATGGCGGTCACGGCCGCGGCCGGCGCCAGCAGTCCGGCCGCCATGCTCAGGCCGACGAGCAGACCGAGCGAGAGCGCCAGGTGCACGAGGTTGGCCAGGACCACGGCCAGCGGGAACAGCATCGGCGGCGCGCTCACCTTGCGCAGGATCGGCGCGGCGGCGTGCAGGCTGTCCATCGCCTGCATGACCGTCAGCGAGAAGAAGCCCCACGCGAACACGCCGACGATGACGTAGACCGGATAGCGCTCGATCTGCGGGAACACGCGCGCGAAGACGATGCTCAAGACCGCCATCGCCATCAGCGGCTGCAGAAGGCTCCAGGCAAAGCCGAGCACCGAGCGGCGATAGCGCACGGCCAGCGAGCGCGACACCAGCACGCGCAGACAGTCCCAGCCGGCGCCGTAACGCGGGCGCGCGATGCGCAGAGGCGTGATCACTTGCTGCGGTCTGACCACAGGTGCGTGTTTTTGGGAAGCGCACGCATCGGCGCATCGGCATCCGCGCACCCGCGGCATCGGCGACGGCGAGCGCCACACCGGCGCCGCAAGCGTGGGCGCGGATGCTCGCGCGGCGTCGTCCGCTGCTCGTGCCGCGGCGCCTGCGCCCCACCGGCAGGGGAAGCTGGCGATGCGCCTTCCCTTCGGCCGCGGCGTGCGCTACGTCGTGCGCCTTTCTCGCGGAGGCTGCCATGCCCAGATACGCCTATGACCGCCTGAGCTTTCTCGACAACTCCTTCCTGATCATGGAGAGGGAGAACACGCCGATGCACATCGCCGGCACCGCCACCTTCGATGCGGCGGCGCTGACCAAGGAAGACGGCGGCATCGACATCGACCGCATCCGATCCTACGTCGAATCGCGCCTTCATCTGATCCCGCGCTACCGCCAGCGGCTGCAGCAGAGCTGGTTCCTCAGCGCACCGATCTGGGTCGACTACGATCATTTCAACATTCACTACCACGTGCGACACACCGCGCTGCCCAAGCCCGGGGACGAGCGCCAGCTCAA from the Candidatus Limnocylindrales bacterium genome contains:
- a CDS encoding alkaline phosphatase family protein, whose amino-acid sequence is MAARKRVLVIGLDGAPFPLLEQWARAGHMPTIARLLSQGTGGVMASTMPPTSGPAWCTFATGKNPGKTGIYDFLYRRPGGYVFPPVNATMRSGRSLWRLLSDAGLRVGVINVPISYPVEPVNGTFISGWMTPYFATDYTYPRELGAEIQAKVGDYRIYPSETFSERGREAFFRASDELLELLTRTTLHLMDRDDWDFFMTVYFDTDRILHQLWHYLDPQHPWRPSGDTRDLSAPVLRYFQRLDADIARVIEKAGKDVTVLLMSDHGMGRASRFIVLNNLLLELGFLRLAGDLPTRLKHFALRRGLSLRNVHRLADRLGVAKHAEYKNVYSFDSVLKRFFLSFLNVDWPRSRAYSYGRHYGSVFLNVQGREPQGCVERGADYDRTREEIARAVLEYRDPELGRPLVSRVLRREEVYHGARIDEAPDLILLPHDDADIFYGLSDFGSSRIWDATYRYSGMHRDNGTFIAAGGAIAAGSPPPRASIQDLAPTILHLLGQPVPDDMDGRVLEEVLSAQFRADNPVRHSQAAGEGDGGGAARDYDAAEEAEVMQRLRDLGYLN
- a CDS encoding ATP-binding cassette domain-containing protein, with translation MHARSLTVRLRREHHRVRSLRELFVRTVQRRPPSVEWFDALRDVSLHVARGGVTAVVGPNGAGKTTLLRALAGIVPASAGSVAVRGRLAPLIELGAGFDPELTGRENVFLFGVLLGRRLSELRRDYDSIVEMSGLADAMDVAVKSYSSGMTARLGFAVATAGEPDVLLVDEVLSVGDADFRSRCDDRIASLRSRGTAIVLVTHDMALVERVADDVLRLEAGRMVESAAAVAAAARIPRVDAPASDAAVAGLPPEAAPVAQRTDAAALARAHRAHPRIA
- a CDS encoding sulfatase-like hydrolase/transferase, yielding MLLACVCRDGEEPGAAPSAPEGIEVFFTDEKRLAGQAVRHRMEAFAPEAMVGVTVYASALARRLRLGVPMWADVFGDLLSEAQAKAARSGGDWSLVHFWSLLAPVLETADRFSAVSHAHSHALIGQLGLAGRLSAATAGENLVEVIPCAAEAPAATREDRDRLRRATRRELGIPENAFVALCSGGFNTWCDVDTLGRATADALARDSRMHVVVTGGAIPGHDEHSYGRFLELAGSCDRVHLLGWVDSPRLPAIYACADVGLNIELPLYERRFGAENRVVEWLAHGLPCLTTALSEAGAVLVEQGLAVGCARQDPESLAQALLELAAEPSALHRIGDRGRRHAAVHASFTATAAPLLQWAEAPAFAGDHEKDRLLRLGLLTHPQGSTEMLEAYVRELSTLELMRRGLRWTLRRAFGMLGSLAAAAVLMTQGGCNGAPQGRPHAPEEPPNILFLSIDTLRADHMGMYGYDNPTTPWMDDLAARGTVVEHAIASAPETAPAVATLLTGVYQDRHAVAFNRANLPDKATTIAEILAGRGYSTAAFIANRIVDDAHGFGQGFERFEVAAIEPPATVSTDDRVVALALGHLRTAARDRPWFLWVHLLDPHGPYNSAQAWWSKDFQYPARLFGEDPELEFSDSNFGLGVIPRYQVLEGQRRLSYYVRRYDGDIRFTDHQVGALLGGIERSGHRDTLVVLTADHGESLTEHQELLQHGWFLYDSTVRVPLVFTWPGQIPAGARIRTQACTVDIVPTLLDLIGVDPQPHDFDGTSLAGELRGGDAPAGSLTRDCFAIGPRPNHPFALRSGGLKMIVTPAGAPSDPRRAKERIDSGRPPTEDTPERRELYDLAADPGETRNIVDQRRDDAADLAQRIAAMRARFRSRGWRW
- a CDS encoding ABC transporter permease, whose translation is MVRPQQVITPLRIARPRYGAGWDCLRVLVSRSLAVRYRRSVLGFAWSLLQPLMAMAVLSIVFARVFPQIERYPVYVIVGVFAWGFFSLTVMQAMDSLHAAAPILRKVSAPPMLFPLAVVLANLVHLALSLGLLVGLSMAAGLLAPAAAVTAIPSLVPLVLLATSAALLLSAANVFFHDVRYFVEGALLIGFYATPVVYPASVIPPQWHAFLILNPMHWAIEPLRQSLWAGTGPDATTLLAATTLAAAAALAAAIVFERLSRRFHLYL